The following proteins come from a genomic window of Nicotiana tomentosiformis chromosome 12, ASM39032v3, whole genome shotgun sequence:
- the LOC138903458 gene encoding uncharacterized protein yields MPLSIYMKLEKEIGEIRSAPLFLQLADQTTLLSEGIVEDMLVRVDKFVFHVDFIVVNMKEKKEVPLILGRPFLATGKAILNIHERKLMLRVGEETVIFKVDVEKGVRKGKPVASVEWEVKGSKEKAEVS; encoded by the coding sequence atgcctctatctatttacatgaaactggagaaggagattggagagataaggtctgcaccattatttttgcagctggcagaccaaacaactttATTATCCGAGGGGATAGTAGAAGAtatgttagttcgggtggataagttcgtatttcatgtggattttatagtggtgaatatgaaGGAGAaaaaggaggtccccctcatcctaggaagaccattcttagcgacgggcAAAGCGATATTaaatatacatgagagaaaacttATGCTTAGAGTAGGTGAGGAGACTGTGATTTTCAAGGTGGATGTAGAAAAGGGAGTTCGAAAAGGAAAACCAGTTGCAAGTGTAGAGTGGGAAGTGAAGGGATCGAAAGAGAAGGCTGAAGTGAGCTAG